ATAGTTGCTATCAAGCGCACAACTGAATCCCGAATGTAGGCGGGGTTATGTAAATCTCGCAGAGAATAAAATAAGCCTAAAGCTGCCGCCGAGGCTTGCAAAGCATCCATTGGATGACCACTTTCCGGGAAGCATTTCATCATGTCCCGAATGCGGTATTTAATCCGCCTGTGGAAGCGAACTTCTTCCTCAAATGCTTGGAGTTCTTCTTTACTTGGCAATTCACCCCAGATGAGGAGATAAGCAGTTTCGAGAAAGGTACTTTTGGCTGCTAATTCCTCAATCCGAATGCCACGATATTCTAGTATTCCCTTCTGCCCATCTACGTAACTGATACTCGATTGAGCTGCGGGAATGCCTTCTAAACCAGGCTTGTATTCACACACCATCATGGCAACACCATTTACTTTGTGAAATATTCGATCACGCTAACTTACCAGAAATTATTTTTGCCATAACAGTAGTCGTTCTCACAACAATTCTTCGAGAAGAATTGAAAAACTGTTATAGCAAGTATTTGGGGGGTGTCAACCAGAACATTTGACTACGACCCACAACAGAGTCTGCTTCTGGTAGTTTTACTCCGATCATACCTGCTTTTTTCAGGACTAAACAGCCTTTGATTTCTCCCCAAAGGAGAATTTCTGCCCAACTACTCAAATCAGGCTCATGTCCTACCAAGGCAAGTTGGGTATTTGGGGCATAATTTTTCGGTTCTAACCAGTAACTCAACCAACTGGAAAGATGACCGCCAGGTGCAAGATGAGTAGATTCTTCTAAGTGCGAACTCAGTCCGGTGGCGATGAGAATTTCTGCCGTTTGGCGGG
This window of the Nostoc sp. HK-01 genome carries:
- a CDS encoding phosphohistidine phosphatase SixA, which produces MELYLIRHGIAQEREVGIKDEERELTKEGRQKTEKVAQRLLHLNFKFDLIVTSPLTRARQTAEILIATGLSSHLEESTHLAPGGHLSSWLSYWLEPKNYAPNTQLALVGHEPDLSSWAEILLWGEIKGCLVLKKAGMIGVKLPEADSVVGRSQMFWLTPPKYLL